The following are encoded in a window of Staphylospora marina genomic DNA:
- a CDS encoding DUF4064 domain-containing protein, giving the protein MKRTTEWILGLIGGILGVGGALFVISSGIADEVVIGGGAVLSLLGWSALAAALVGIAGSVLVKSRASLGGALMLLSAVWDIISISLFYVLPALLLLIAGFMGVFRREKQKQAGG; this is encoded by the coding sequence TTGAAACGCACCACGGAATGGATTCTCGGACTCATCGGCGGCATTTTGGGCGTTGGCGGAGCTCTGTTCGTCATCTCTTCCGGCATCGCCGACGAGGTGGTGATCGGCGGCGGTGCCGTCCTCAGCCTGCTGGGCTGGTCCGCCTTGGCAGCGGCCCTGGTCGGCATCGCAGGTTCGGTACTCGTCAAATCCAGGGCGAGTTTGGGTGGTGCCTTGATGCTCCTTTCCGCCGTGTGGGACATCATCTCGATTTCATTGTTCTATGTCCTGCCGGCACTCCTGTTGCTGATCGCCGGATTCATGGGCGTGTTCCGGAGGGAGAAACAGAAACAGGCCGGAGGATGA